tgtaatcccagctacttgggaggctgaggtacatgaatcccttgaacctgggaggtggaggttgcagtgatctgagatcacgccactgcactccagctggggtgagagtgagaatttgtctcaaaacaaacaaacaaacacccaacACCTAATAGataaacagataaaaaaaatacaatttctgcAGCCTTGGTCTCTGCAGTGACTACTCagttttttcttatgatttttcaCAATCTTTTCCTTGTGTAAATCCTCCTGGTTTGATCTTTGGGGATGCAGAGAAATACTGGCTATTTTGCCAATTTGGACCTGGGACTAGGAAGTTTAAGACACaattagggccgggtgcggtggctcacgcctgtaatcccagcactttgggaggccaaagcaggaggatcatgaggtcaggagctgagaccgtcctggctaacactgtgaaaccccgtctctactgaaaaatacaaaaaaaattagctgggcgtggtggtgggggcctgtagtcccagctactcgggaggctgaggcaggagaatggcgtgaacccaggagacagagcttgcagtgagctgagatcgcgccactgcactccagcctgggcgacagagcaagactccgtctcaaattaaaaaaaaaaaaaaaagacacaattagCTTACAGATTTAATCCTGTAGGGCAATTTCAAGGTACTGATGTCTCCCTCAGCACCTCAGCAAACTCCATTATATGGATGCAAATGATCCTGCCTGGGATCCAGACACCagtccttttaaattttactgtGAAATTCAAATGAGCTGCAAAATCTGAGACCCCCGAAATGACAGAAATGTCCTCTTCTTGACTTAGAAATGAAGGACttagagttcctttttttttttttttttttttttttgcgatagaatctggctctgtcacccaggctggagtgcagtggtgcgatctcagctcactgcaaattccgcctcccggattcaagcaattctcctgcctcagcctctcgagtcactgttattacaggtgcccaccaccaagcctagctaacttttgtattttttttttttttcgaaacagagtcttgctctgtcgtgcaggctggagtgcactggtgcgatcttggctcactgcaacctctgccccctgggttcaagcaattatcctgcctcagcctcctgagtagctgggattacaggcacctgccaccacgcccagctaatttttgtatttttagtagcgatgaggtttcaccatgttggccaggctggtcttaaactcctgacctcaagtgatccaaccacctcggcctcctaaagtgctaggattacaggcgtgagccaccacacccggcctaatttttgtatttttagtagagatggggtttcaccaagttggccaggctggtcacaaactcctgacctcaaatgatctgtccgcctcggcctcccagagtgctgggataacaggtgtaaACCACCCTGCCCTGGCAGGACTTGgagttcttaaaaataataataacaataaattctgtttgggaggctgaggtgggcagatcacttgaggtcaggacaagaccagcctggccaacatgatgaaaccctgactctaccaagaatacaaaaattagctgggcgtggctgggcgtggtggctcatgcctgtcatcccagcactttgggaggctgaggcaggtggatcacctgaggtcgggagtttgagaccagcctggccgacgtggtgatacctcgtctctactaaaaaaaatacaaaaaatagccggatgtggtggcaggcgcctgtaatcccagctacttggaacttggaaggctgaggcaggagaactgcttgaacctggcaggtggaggttgcagtgagccgagatcacgtcattgcactccagcctgggcaacagagcaagactctgtctccaagaaaaaaaaattagctgggcgtggtgtcttgggcctgtaaacccagctacttgggaggctgaggcaggagaattgcttaaacccgggaggtggaggttgcagtgagccgagatcacgtcattgcactccagcctgggcaacagagggagactctaaataaataaataaataaataaatgatttctgATTTCCTGGCCCCTCCCGTAGGCATCCGGAGACACTGGTCTGGAAGGCACCCAGGTGTGAAAACACTCCCAGGTGTGTTTTCTGCAAACCAAAGTTCAAAACCACAGACTCCAAACCAACCAGGGAAGTGGTGTGTCATCCTTGGCTGTCCTTTTGGTCTTTAGGGGATTGTAAAATTCCTATAGCCTAGGCTGCATCCAACATCAGTGGAATAAAAATGTGTAGGGGTGTGTGCTACCATTAGTTTTTCAAACTCTCCAGGAGATTCCAATGTACGTTCAGGTTGGGATACAAATAAAGTACATTTCTTCCCATTTAAACTCTCACTGGCTACACGTGAATGGTATGATTGCTCCATAGCCATGTCTGCACTTGGCAttgctattttttcattttagccaaaCAGAAGTGTATATGAGTATCTCATAGTGATTTTTCATCAGCGTTTATCTGAAGCTAAACAGAATTTGGGCATGTGTTCAGGATTGTATTgaccatttatttattctctcttcAATAGTGCCTACTGAAGTTTTCCACTCATTTTGCACatcaatttttagtattttttttcatttgatggACATCTTTCTAGTCTGTATTCTGGCTTGATGTACTTTACTGGATGCACATCatgcaaatatcttttccaaTATGATTTTCTAACACCCATTTCTCTCTGCATTTTCATTAATaggagatctttctttttttttttttagatggagtctcactctgtcgcccaggctagagcgcggTATATTGTGTCTATATATTGGAGTTTGCAGGGGAGGCATCGGTGCATTGAAATTGCCACAATGTGATTAAATACGTAAGCTAATTGTGTCTTAAACTTCCTAGCCCCAGGTCCAAATTGGTAAAATAGCCAGCATCTGTCTGCCTCCTCAAAGATCAAACCAGGAAGATTTATACAATGAAAACATCatgaaaaataataggaaaaaactGAGTAGTCACTGCATAGACCAAGGCTGCTgagactgtatttcttttttattaggtCTGTTTATTTAttaggtgtttttctttttgtttcttctctctttttttttttttttttttttttttttttttgagatggagtctcactctgtcgcccaggctggagtgtagtggcactatctcggctcactgcaacctttgcctcccaagttcacaccattctcctgcctcagcctcccgggtagctgggattacaggcatgcaccatcatgcccagttaattttgtatttttagtagagacggggtttctccatgttgaggctggtctcgaactcctgacctcaggtgatccgcccgactcggcctctcaaagtgctgggattacaggattgagccaccgcacccggccgacaaTTCCATTCTTATTTCCGTAGAATGCTTTCAAAGATGTTTGAGAGAAtgggaggaaaaggaaacatATCTAAAATGCCGATATTAACTGTAAATACCACCCCGCCACACACACGGATTAAATTCTTTTTCTACTGACATTCTGTGTTGGTAACACCATATTGGTTTCTGTATAAAGATTTAGAAATGCTTCAAATCCAATGGGTGGAGACAGGGCGTTCCCTATGGATTATCCACTGATTGCATTATCACTCCCTCTATAAAAGAGGAGCTAGATGCAGAAGCCACTGCATTTTCCGGCAAGCCAAGGGCTGTCTGTGCCTCAGGAGTGGGGTCAGCAGGAGGAACTCTACAGCTATGGGAGAACCTGCGTTCACCTCTTTTCCAAGCCTGCCTGTTCTGGTGAGTATGGGATCCTTATTGACTATTGACCAAAATAATGTCcatttgtattcctttttctttctgtaaaacaTCTTCACAGTTTAGCAAGTTGTTCTCAAAACTAGATGCTATCTCGTGGAAACTTATACCCTAGgtgttaatatttgttgagtaataCTCaagtaatattcaaaatattcaacaatattctaattttttgttcACGGAGCTATCTGGGGATAATAgccctgattttttaaaagtccaacAACATCACTAAGAAGGAAAAGAGGTATTACTTGGCCTTGCAGTCTTCAAattgtctctctctctggaaaGTTCTTGAACCAGAAATTGCTtggtccctttaaaaaaaaattttagttctCTGGTTAAATATCATGATTGGTTAGTCCTTCCCTAAACTCACTGTCATGATTCATTGtagtgaatttctttcttttctgtttctctgtttctcctccctccatccctctctgtctctcccttcttCTTCATCATGGAACTTAATTATATCTGATACCCTATCGGAAATTTGTTTTTAGTGTGTTTATTATGTCTTCCTTCTCACCAAGATGAAAATCAACAGAGTGGTGATTTCTGCAGTTTACTTCTGGATCAGGGGTTCTACTGCACAGCTTGGCACATCATAAGTGCCCTGTAACTAAGGAGACTAAATAATTTTCCCTCCAAAGGGGAACACCTTGGGTCGTGTAAGGGGTAGTATTAATCTTAATGCCAGGACaacagaaatgaaatgagaaggaCAGAAATGAAGGCTTTATGTTTGTATCTGAAACAGCTTTATGAGACTAGAGTCTTCCAATTGATTTAGAGCAAGAAAGGATTTCAAATCTTAGGAGGGGCTTAATCATCTTTCTCAGTATGTCATCAAAAGATTCTCTCATGGTGTAACTCTAGTTAATTGAGCTtattagaaacagaaagcaacatGGTGTTTCTGAGGTTTTTCTTCATGAGCAGGAGGTGTTCAGGTGAAGGTGGGATCTGGGTGTGGCAGTGAGTATTTAAGGTGGCGAGtgcaggatttctttggaaaccagAGAGTCAAGGAGCTATGAAAATGACGTTGTGTCCTGAAGCACAGCAGAAAGAGATACAGAGAAGCGTGAGGTCTTGGTGAACAGGGAAGTCTGGGATCCCGGTGTCCTGTTGGGGATGGGTTAGGAGGCACCAGCATCTGTGTAGCTGACAGtggcagggaagagaagagaggggtgTCCtctgaggaggatgaggagggacaAGGTCTGGAACTGACCCTGGGTCATGACCTTGAGCATTTAGTCCTTGACTCGCATCAGCCCGATGAGGTCCCAGGACCCAGTGTCAATGCCTGGAGCTCCTGCCAGCAGCATCAGGGTCACACGGAGAAATGCAGACTCTAGGTTCCACCCCAGACTTACTTGGGTTCAGGTCCACATATCTGACTTCAGCAAACCCTGCAGGTGCTGAGGATGTACACTGCCATTTGAGACACATTTCCCCAGAAAGAGAGGCTGGTGGGAAGATTCCACTGAGCTGAGAGAAGCCCCCCACAGCTGATCTTCTCCTGTCTCCATTTGGTtgaaatttcacattttcttttcttttgaaagggGAAGCTCAAAAGGAACATGATGCCCTGGGCTTTACAGAAGAAACGAGAAATCCACATGGCCAAGGCCCATCGGAGACGAGCTGCGAGGTCTGCTCTCCCCATGAGACTCACCAGCTGCATCTTCCGGAGGCCGGTGACAAGGATCAGGTCTCATCCTGACAACCAGGTCAGACGCAGAAAAGGGGACGAGCACCTGGAGAAGCCGCAGCAACTCTGCGCCTACCGGAGACTGCAGGCCCTGCAGCCCTGCAGCAGCCAAGGAGAAGGTTCAAGTCCACTGCATTTGGAGAGCGTCTTAAGTATCCTTGCACCGGGGACGGCCGGTGAATCTCTGGACAGAGCTGGTGCTGAGCGTGTGCGCAGCCCGCTTGAGCCCACCCCTGGGCGGTTTCCAGCTGTGGCAGGGGGGCCAACCCCAGGAATGGGTTGTCAGCTCCCACCGCCCCTCTCTGGCCAATTGGTGACTCCTGCAGATATCCGGAGACAGGCCAGGAGGGTGAAGAAAGCCAGGGAGAGACTGGCCAAGGCCTTGCA
The DNA window shown above is from Homo sapiens chromosome 19, GRCh38.p14 Primary Assembly and carries:
- the MBD3L2 gene encoding methyl-CpG-binding domain protein 3-like 2 produces the protein MGEPAFTSFPSLPVLGKLKRNMMPWALQKKREIHMAKAHRRRAARSALPMRLTSCIFRRPVTRIRSHPDNQVRRRKGDEHLEKPQQLCAYRRLQALQPCSSQGEGSSPLHLESVLSILAPGTAGESLDRAGAERVRSPLEPTPGRFPAVAGGPTPGMGCQLPPPLSGQLVTPADIRRQARRVKKARERLAKALQADRLARRAEMLTGG